The Nonlabens spongiae genome contains a region encoding:
- the ffh gene encoding signal recognition particle protein, with protein MFDNLTDKLDKAMHVLKGHGSITEVNVADTLKEIRRALVDADVNYKIAKSFTAKAKEKALGQGVLTTLKPGQLLTKIVKDELTELMGGDAVGLNLSGNPTVILMSGLQGSGKTTFSGKLAKFLKTKKSKQPLLVACDIYRPAAIDQLHVVGESVGVEVFSNRDEKDPVKISQAAIAHAKQNGFNAVIIDTAGRLAVDEQMMTEIANVHAAVQPQETLFVVDSMTGQDAVNTAKAFNDRLDFDGVVLTKLDGDTRGGAALSIKSVVDKPIKFIGTGEKMDALDVFYPERMADRILGMGDVVSLVERAQEQYDEEEARKLSKKIAKNQFGFDDFLSQIQQIKKMGSMKDLMGMIPGAGKMLKNVDIDDDAFKGIESIIHSMTPKERTNPEVINGSRKKRIAKGSGTTVTEVNQLLKQFDQMSKMMKMMQGGKGKAMMQAMSRMK; from the coding sequence ATGTTTGATAATCTTACGGACAAGCTGGACAAGGCGATGCACGTGCTCAAAGGACACGGAAGCATTACAGAAGTCAACGTAGCCGATACCTTAAAAGAAATAAGACGCGCGCTCGTAGATGCCGACGTCAACTATAAAATTGCTAAATCTTTTACTGCCAAGGCGAAAGAAAAAGCGCTGGGTCAAGGAGTACTTACTACCTTAAAACCTGGACAGCTGCTCACCAAAATCGTTAAGGACGAGCTCACCGAACTAATGGGTGGAGATGCTGTGGGACTGAATTTGAGTGGTAATCCTACCGTGATCTTGATGTCTGGTCTTCAAGGTTCTGGTAAGACAACATTTTCTGGGAAACTCGCTAAGTTTCTAAAAACTAAAAAGAGTAAGCAACCCCTTCTCGTAGCCTGTGATATCTACAGACCTGCGGCGATCGACCAGTTGCACGTGGTGGGTGAAAGTGTAGGTGTAGAAGTTTTCTCAAACCGCGATGAAAAAGATCCGGTAAAGATCTCTCAAGCGGCGATAGCCCACGCAAAACAAAACGGATTCAACGCAGTAATCATAGATACGGCCGGTCGACTTGCTGTAGATGAGCAAATGATGACCGAGATTGCTAATGTTCACGCAGCGGTGCAACCACAGGAGACTCTTTTCGTAGTTGATTCCATGACGGGTCAGGACGCTGTGAACACAGCCAAGGCTTTTAACGACCGCCTTGACTTTGACGGAGTAGTCCTTACAAAACTTGATGGTGATACTCGCGGTGGTGCAGCACTATCCATCAAATCTGTGGTGGATAAACCTATCAAATTTATAGGAACGGGTGAGAAAATGGACGCGCTGGACGTTTTCTATCCAGAACGTATGGCTGATCGTATTCTGGGAATGGGTGACGTGGTTTCCCTCGTGGAGCGCGCCCAGGAACAATACGACGAAGAAGAAGCTCGCAAACTGAGCAAGAAGATTGCAAAGAATCAGTTTGGTTTTGATGACTTTCTTTCTCAGATTCAGCAGATCAAGAAAATGGGTAGCATGAAGGACTTGATGGGTATGATCCCTGGTGCTGGTAAAATGCTTAAAAATGTAGATATCGACGATGATGCTTTCAAAGGTATCGAGTCCATTATCCACTCCATGACTCCAAAAGAACGCACCAACCCTGAAGTCATCAACGGCTCTCGTAAAAAACGTATCGCAAAAGGTAGCGGAACCACTGTTACTGAAGTGAATCAGCTACTAAAGCAATTTGACCAGATGAGCAAGATGATGAAGATGATGCAAGGCGGTAAAGGAAAGGCGATGATGCAGGCGATGAGTCGTATGAAATAG
- a CDS encoding amidohydrolase: protein MKNATLFLLLILSIACKDAREETPKTADLLIKNATIYTVDEAFSRAQSMVVTDGKIVAIGSNEEIAEMGYEVEEELDYKNQYIYPGLIDAHCHFYGLGQQLQRVDLMGTKSFEEVLDKVVKFQKEKNKPFIIGRGWDQNDWENKIFPTKKELDSLFPETPVALTRIDGHAMLVNQAALDLAGITAETKAEGGEITLENGVPSGILVDNPMELVEKTFPAKTREETINSLLQAQKINLAYGLTTVDDAGLYRETIEIIDSLHQSGDLKIKMYAMISNSPENLDYYLTNGIVKTDRLNVRSVKFYADGALGSRGAAMKEPYSDQHNHYGALLSSIEDFQATAERIAATDFQMNTHAIGDSANYVVLDSYKKILKGMEDRRWRVEHAQIVSMDDFDYFNKNNIIPSVQPTHATSDMYWAEDRVGAERLKGAYAYKTLLKKSGIVALGTDYPVEQVNPFLTFYAAVARKDTSGFPDNGYLSDEALTREEALRGMTIWAAFSNFEEKEKGSLEVGKAADFMVMDIDLMQVDISKVPQLEVNETFINGERVYRK from the coding sequence ATGAAAAATGCTACTCTTTTCTTATTACTGATTTTATCAATTGCGTGTAAGGATGCGCGAGAAGAAACTCCTAAAACTGCCGATTTGCTCATAAAAAACGCCACGATTTACACGGTAGACGAGGCATTTTCCAGAGCGCAATCTATGGTAGTAACTGACGGTAAGATCGTCGCGATAGGTTCCAATGAAGAAATCGCAGAAATGGGATATGAAGTAGAAGAGGAGCTGGATTATAAAAACCAATATATCTATCCGGGTCTAATTGATGCTCATTGTCACTTTTACGGTTTAGGACAGCAATTACAACGTGTAGACCTGATGGGAACCAAAAGCTTTGAAGAGGTTTTGGACAAGGTGGTGAAATTTCAAAAAGAGAAGAACAAACCCTTCATCATAGGTCGTGGTTGGGATCAAAACGATTGGGAAAATAAAATCTTCCCAACTAAAAAAGAGCTGGACAGCCTTTTTCCAGAAACTCCGGTTGCGCTCACTCGCATCGACGGTCATGCCATGCTGGTAAATCAGGCAGCTCTAGACCTAGCAGGGATTACAGCCGAGACGAAAGCTGAGGGCGGTGAGATCACTCTTGAAAATGGTGTGCCTTCAGGTATTCTTGTAGATAACCCCATGGAGCTGGTAGAAAAAACCTTCCCAGCAAAAACCCGTGAGGAAACGATTAATTCACTGCTACAGGCTCAGAAAATTAATCTTGCTTATGGACTCACTACGGTAGATGACGCAGGTTTGTACCGAGAAACCATTGAAATCATAGACAGCTTGCATCAATCTGGTGATTTAAAAATCAAGATGTATGCGATGATCAGCAACTCTCCTGAAAATCTAGATTATTATTTGACAAACGGAATCGTAAAAACAGATCGTTTAAATGTGCGATCCGTGAAGTTTTATGCTGATGGAGCGTTGGGAAGTCGTGGTGCGGCAATGAAAGAACCCTACAGCGATCAACACAATCACTACGGTGCACTATTGAGTTCTATCGAAGATTTTCAAGCCACCGCTGAGCGCATCGCAGCTACCGATTTTCAGATGAATACCCACGCGATAGGAGATAGTGCTAATTATGTGGTTTTGGACAGTTACAAAAAGATTTTAAAGGGTATGGAAGATCGCCGCTGGAGAGTGGAGCATGCCCAGATCGTGAGCATGGATGACTTCGATTATTTCAACAAGAATAATATCATTCCGTCTGTACAGCCTACACATGCGACCAGCGACATGTATTGGGCAGAAGATCGGGTAGGAGCTGAGCGACTTAAAGGTGCTTATGCTTATAAAACGCTTTTGAAAAAATCGGGTATTGTAGCTCTGGGAACCGATTACCCTGTAGAGCAGGTGAATCCTTTTTTAACTTTTTACGCTGCAGTCGCAAGAAAAGATACCAGCGGTTTCCCAGACAATGGCTACCTGTCAGACGAAGCATTGACAAGAGAAGAAGCACTACGAGGCATGACCATCTGGGCGGCTTTCTCCAATTTTGAAGAAAAAGAGAAAGGAAGCCTCGAAGTAGGCAAGGCAGCAGATTTTATGGTGATGGATATTGACTTAATGCAAGTGGATATCTCAAAAGTCCCACAGCTTGAGGTGAATGAGACTTTTATCAATGGGGAGCGGGTGTATAGGAAATAA
- a CDS encoding YkvA family protein, whose product MSWKEFLNPDEDYAMEATQNTTVEDVDRVMKQESKLSRLFRGIKTLKRYTKLYEIMVMMVKDYRAGVYRQVPWFTISAIAATFIYVVSPFDLIPDFIPGLGYLDDMTFLTIVTGWIDTDLHKYLDWKLGHEDQAHDE is encoded by the coding sequence ATGAGTTGGAAAGAATTTTTAAATCCCGATGAGGATTATGCGATGGAAGCTACGCAAAACACCACCGTAGAAGACGTGGATCGCGTCATGAAACAAGAATCAAAGCTATCTCGTCTCTTTAGAGGCATAAAGACCTTAAAACGCTACACAAAACTCTATGAGATCATGGTCATGATGGTAAAAGACTATCGAGCTGGCGTATACAGGCAAGTGCCATGGTTTACCATTTCTGCAATTGCAGCTACATTTATTTATGTGGTAAGCCCCTTTGATCTTATTCCAGATTTTATACCAGGTTTAGGCTATTTGGATGATATGACTTTTCTTACCATAGTCACTGGCTGGATCGATACTGATCTACATAAGTACCTGGACTGGAAACTAGGTCATGAGGATCAGGCTCACGATGAGTGA
- a CDS encoding VOC family protein, whose protein sequence is MKLTPFHLAIPVKEITTTRDFYRDTLGLKEGRSSDHWVDFDFFGHQLVIHVAENTPEPDYNGVDGKSVPVPHFGVVLEWEDFHAFAKAIQSKGVEFIIEPYTRFEGQTGEQATMFFKDPSGNALEFKSFRDFKQIFAK, encoded by the coding sequence ATGAAATTGACGCCCTTCCATCTTGCCATTCCCGTAAAGGAAATCACGACTACTCGCGACTTTTATCGCGACACGCTGGGTTTGAAGGAAGGGCGCAGTTCTGACCACTGGGTGGACTTTGACTTTTTTGGTCACCAGCTGGTCATACATGTTGCAGAAAATACTCCTGAACCAGATTACAATGGCGTGGATGGCAAGTCTGTGCCGGTGCCGCATTTTGGTGTAGTACTGGAGTGGGAAGATTTTCACGCTTTCGCGAAAGCGATACAATCCAAAGGCGTTGAGTTCATCATCGAGCCCTATACCCGTTTTGAAGGTCAGACTGGAGAGCAAGCTACGATGTTTTTCAAAGATCCTAGCGGAAACGCACTCGAGTTTAAATCGTTTCGGGATTTCAAACAAATATTTGCAAAATGA
- a CDS encoding ClpP family protease — translation MSKTFKLQDKIDESFIEQRKLFIWGMVDDKTARHCVDRLLYLDSLSNEKITFVINSPGGYVTAGFSIYDTMQEIASPVSTVCSGLAASMGSLLLSGGEKGHRHIQKHGRVMIHQPSGGARGVSTDIEISAQEIVKTREILARLYEKNCGQPFEKVMKDFNRDYWMDAEEALTYGIVDNVI, via the coding sequence ATGAGCAAGACCTTTAAATTACAAGATAAAATAGACGAAAGCTTCATAGAGCAGCGCAAGCTCTTTATATGGGGAATGGTGGATGATAAAACTGCAAGACATTGTGTGGATCGCCTGCTATACCTCGATTCCTTGAGTAATGAAAAGATCACTTTTGTAATCAACAGTCCTGGAGGTTATGTGACGGCTGGTTTTAGTATCTATGACACCATGCAAGAAATTGCCAGTCCAGTAAGCACCGTGTGTAGCGGTCTTGCAGCTTCTATGGGTTCGCTCCTACTTTCTGGAGGTGAGAAGGGACACAGACATATACAGAAACACGGTCGTGTGATGATTCACCAGCCTAGTGGCGGTGCTCGCGGAGTATCGACTGACATTGAGATATCAGCTCAGGAAATCGTCAAGACCCGTGAAATTCTTGCTAGATTGTACGAAAAGAATTGCGGTCAGCCGTTTGAAAAAGTGATGAAAGACTTCAATCGTGACTACTGGATGGATGCTGAAGAGGCTCTCACCTACGGGATCGTGGATAATGTTATATAA
- a CDS encoding AI-2E family transporter — translation MRKTIPSSIIRQLFTLLIIILFFFVIAKEMVPYLGGILGAITLYVLLARFQKKLEEMNWRPSIAAGLLILISSITILAPIIGIGLLFTSRVKSLMNNRDAIESQIKSQVNSIEDYVGYDLSSQIDFSKIGGVVSSSLKDLVSSGLTVFIAIGLMLFILYYLLVFRKTWQKAALEYLPLKRDNIETLGTKSLELVKSNAIGIPLVAVLQGVIALAGYYIFGVENPLFWFVITTIGSMIPFVGTALGIVPVCLILLSQGETGNAIGMLIYGTAVVGATDNVFRLVVQRKLADIHPLITLFGVLVGVPLFGFIGLVFGPLLVSSFLLLVKIYKAEYGVHEHENNERLKAEVKSGSP, via the coding sequence ATGAGAAAAACAATTCCATCAAGCATAATCAGGCAGCTTTTTACCCTGCTGATCATTATTTTATTCTTTTTTGTAATTGCCAAAGAGATGGTGCCCTACCTAGGTGGCATCCTTGGAGCGATAACACTTTACGTTTTACTCGCACGATTTCAGAAAAAATTAGAAGAAATGAATTGGCGACCTTCCATTGCGGCGGGTCTACTCATACTAATCTCTTCCATCACAATTTTAGCACCTATAATAGGAATAGGCTTGCTGTTCACTTCTCGAGTTAAATCATTGATGAATAATCGTGATGCTATCGAGAGCCAGATCAAAAGTCAAGTAAATAGTATAGAAGATTATGTTGGATATGACCTTTCTTCACAAATCGATTTCAGTAAAATAGGCGGTGTTGTGTCCAGCTCCTTAAAGGATCTTGTCAGCAGTGGTCTCACCGTATTTATTGCCATAGGCTTGATGCTGTTTATACTCTACTACTTACTAGTCTTTAGAAAAACGTGGCAGAAAGCGGCTCTGGAATATTTGCCGCTAAAGCGAGACAATATAGAAACCTTAGGAACAAAGAGTCTCGAACTGGTTAAGTCAAACGCCATAGGTATTCCATTGGTAGCGGTTCTTCAGGGTGTGATTGCGCTGGCAGGTTACTACATATTTGGGGTGGAGAATCCGTTGTTTTGGTTTGTAATTACCACTATAGGTAGCATGATTCCTTTTGTGGGAACGGCGCTGGGAATAGTTCCCGTGTGTTTGATTTTGTTGTCTCAAGGAGAAACCGGGAACGCAATAGGGATGTTGATTTACGGTACTGCGGTCGTGGGTGCCACTGATAATGTATTTAGGCTGGTGGTACAACGCAAACTTGCCGATATACACCCGCTGATTACGTTGTTTGGAGTTCTAGTGGGGGTGCCGTTGTTTGGGTTCATAGGGCTTGTTTTTGGCCCCCTGTTAGTGAGTTCGTTTTTATTACTTGTCAAAATTTATAAAGCTGAATACGGTGTTCATGAACATGAAAATAATGAACGATTGAAAGCCGAAGTCAAATCAGGTAGCCCATAG
- a CDS encoding DUF7218 family protein, which translates to MGRPSIMNEDQYEALRDQGYSKEKAARIANSDNSGKKGGKASKYEERTKEELYEQAKEIGIEGRSKMDKEELIQALRNN; encoded by the coding sequence ATGGGCAGACCCAGTATCATGAATGAAGATCAATATGAGGCTTTGCGAGATCAAGGTTATAGTAAGGAAAAGGCGGCTCGCATAGCCAATAGTGATAATTCAGGAAAGAAAGGCGGCAAGGCTTCCAAATATGAAGAACGCACCAAGGAGGAACTTTATGAGCAAGCCAAGGAAATAGGCATCGAGGGCAGATCTAAAATGGATAAAGAGGAACTTATACAAGCCTTGAGGAACAACTGA